A region of Paenibacillus sp. JNUCC-31 DNA encodes the following proteins:
- a CDS encoding TlyA family RNA methyltransferase: MSLPKERIDVLLVEQGYYESREKAKAAIMAGLVYANNERIEKAGMKIPREAELKVKGSVHPYVGRGGLKLEKAIRHFDLKMNGLVMLDIGSSTGGFTDCALQHGAAHVYAIDVGYNQLDWSLRNDERVTVMERTNFRYVTPEDLNGPVPNFASIDVSFISLKIILPPLQALLKQPADIVALIKPQFEAGREKVGKSGVVRDSRVHKDVLQTMLRFANELGLKLQGLTFSPITGGEGNIEFLAHWRLEAPGPTQLENVGASLDALADQVATEAAHTFTGNSS; this comes from the coding sequence ATGTCACTCCCGAAAGAACGAATTGATGTTCTGCTGGTTGAGCAGGGATATTATGAAAGCCGCGAGAAGGCAAAGGCTGCGATCATGGCTGGACTGGTATATGCCAACAACGAGCGGATTGAAAAAGCGGGCATGAAGATTCCACGGGAAGCTGAACTCAAAGTAAAAGGTTCAGTACATCCCTATGTTGGCAGAGGCGGATTAAAGCTGGAAAAAGCGATCCGTCACTTCGACCTCAAGATGAATGGACTTGTGATGCTTGATATTGGTTCGTCAACTGGCGGTTTTACCGATTGTGCCCTACAACATGGAGCAGCTCATGTTTATGCGATCGATGTAGGCTATAATCAGCTGGATTGGTCCCTTCGTAATGATGAACGGGTTACTGTTATGGAACGAACGAATTTCCGATATGTGACTCCGGAAGATCTGAATGGACCTGTACCTAACTTTGCCAGTATCGATGTTTCCTTTATTTCACTGAAAATTATCTTGCCACCGCTGCAGGCACTTCTAAAACAGCCGGCAGACATTGTAGCACTAATTAAACCGCAATTTGAAGCAGGTCGTGAGAAGGTCGGGAAGTCGGGCGTCGTTCGTGATTCAAGGGTTCACAAGGACGTCCTGCAGACGATGCTTCGTTTCGCCAATGAGCTTGGGTTGAAACTGCAAGGTCTAACGTTCTCCCCAATTACTGGAGGAGAAGGCAATATTGAATTTCTCGCCCACTGGCGTCTGGAAGCACCAGGACCAACACAACTAGAGAACGTTGGGGCTTCACTTGATGCACTTGCAGACCAAGTTGCAACAGAAGCCGCCCATACTTTTACAGGAAACTCATCATAG
- the dxs gene encoding 1-deoxy-D-xylulose-5-phosphate synthase: MLLPQIKQPSDLKSMSQDDLVLLSAEIRQFLIEKLSVTGGHLAPNLGVVELTVALHYCYNSPVDKMIFDVGHQAYVHKVLTGRMDRFDTLRQHNGLCGFVKRNESEHDVWEAGHSSTSLSAAMGMALARDLKGEDNQVIAMIGDGALTGGMAFEALNHIGHEQKKLMVILNDNEMSIAPNVGAMHKYLSKIRSDRHYLKAKDDVEGMLKKIPAIGDRLAKSASWIKDSVKYMMVPGVLFEELGFTYLGPIDGHDIPKLIETFKQADNVDGPVMVHVLTTKGKGYQPAEADSHKWHGISPYKIESGQVLKAVGKPMYTEVFGKTLVELAEQDKRIVAVTPAMPTGSGLIPFSKEFPERMIDVGIAEQHAATMCAALAMEGLKPVFAVYSTFMQRAYDQIVHDICRHNANVMFAIDRAGFVGPDGETHQGVYDVAFMRHIPNIVLMMPKDENELRHMMKTALEYNEGPIAYRYPRNNVVGVPLDDELIPIPIGRWEQLRPSEGYAVIASGSMVQLAEEAAETVKREGITVGVINARFLKPLDEQMLRDLAVRGTKLIVLEEASQAGSMGSAVLEFYAEQGLHDVHVQLMGIPDRFIEHGSIEEQREEVGLTVENVSSELRSMAAQSSYGMSRTRFPS; this comes from the coding sequence GTGCTGCTTCCACAAATTAAACAACCCAGTGATCTAAAGTCGATGTCTCAGGATGATCTCGTTCTTTTGTCGGCAGAGATCCGGCAGTTTCTGATTGAGAAACTGTCCGTTACAGGGGGCCATCTCGCACCCAACTTAGGAGTGGTTGAGCTCACGGTAGCCCTGCATTACTGTTATAACAGTCCAGTGGACAAAATGATTTTCGATGTAGGGCACCAAGCTTATGTGCATAAGGTTCTGACAGGGCGTATGGATCGCTTTGATACATTGCGTCAGCACAATGGCTTGTGCGGATTTGTCAAACGTAACGAGAGTGAACATGATGTATGGGAAGCGGGTCACAGTAGTACATCATTGTCTGCTGCAATGGGTATGGCGCTTGCGCGTGATCTCAAAGGTGAAGACAATCAGGTTATCGCGATGATCGGGGATGGAGCGCTTACAGGAGGAATGGCTTTTGAAGCACTCAATCACATTGGTCATGAGCAGAAAAAACTGATGGTCATTCTCAATGATAATGAAATGTCCATTGCTCCAAATGTCGGAGCTATGCATAAATATCTGAGCAAAATTCGTTCGGATCGTCACTATTTGAAAGCCAAAGATGACGTGGAAGGAATGCTCAAAAAAATCCCTGCCATTGGGGATCGTCTGGCCAAATCGGCGAGCTGGATTAAAGATAGTGTCAAATATATGATGGTTCCAGGAGTTCTGTTCGAAGAGCTGGGTTTTACTTATTTGGGACCCATTGACGGTCACGACATTCCCAAGTTGATTGAAACGTTCAAACAGGCGGATAATGTGGATGGCCCTGTCATGGTTCATGTGCTTACAACCAAGGGCAAAGGGTATCAGCCGGCTGAGGCCGATTCACACAAATGGCACGGAATTTCTCCGTACAAGATTGAATCAGGCCAAGTACTCAAAGCTGTGGGCAAACCAATGTATACAGAAGTGTTTGGTAAAACGCTGGTTGAACTTGCCGAGCAGGATAAGCGAATCGTGGCAGTAACTCCAGCCATGCCAACAGGATCGGGCCTCATTCCGTTTAGCAAAGAATTCCCAGAACGGATGATTGACGTAGGTATTGCAGAGCAACATGCAGCAACGATGTGTGCGGCGCTCGCTATGGAGGGTTTGAAACCGGTATTTGCCGTCTATTCGACGTTTATGCAACGAGCGTATGATCAGATTGTTCATGATATCTGCCGTCATAACGCCAATGTGATGTTCGCTATCGACCGTGCAGGATTTGTAGGCCCGGATGGCGAGACGCATCAAGGGGTATACGATGTGGCGTTTATGCGTCATATTCCGAATATCGTGCTGATGATGCCAAAAGATGAAAACGAACTGCGCCATATGATGAAGACAGCGCTTGAATATAATGAAGGTCCCATTGCTTATCGTTATCCACGAAATAATGTGGTAGGTGTGCCTCTTGATGATGAACTCATTCCCATTCCGATTGGCAGATGGGAACAACTTCGACCATCTGAAGGCTACGCTGTTATCGCTTCGGGATCGATGGTACAACTTGCAGAAGAAGCAGCAGAGACGGTTAAAAGGGAAGGTATCACGGTTGGCGTCATTAATGCCCGTTTCCTGAAACCGCTGGATGAACAGATGCTGCGTGATTTGGCTGTTCGGGGTACGAAACTTATTGTGCTTGAAGAAGCATCACAGGCGGGAAGCATGGGAAGTGCTGTATTGGAGTTTTACGCTGAACAAGGGCTGCACGATGTTCATGTGCAACTGATGGGGATTCCGGATCGTTTCATCGAACATGGCAGTATTGAGGAGCAAAGAGAAGAAGTGGGACTCACCGTCGAGAATGTGAGTTCAGAGTTGCGCAGTATGGCGGCCCAATCTTCATACGGCATGTCCAGAACACGGTTCCCTTCATAA
- a CDS encoding polyprenyl synthetase family protein: protein MSNRPSFEAYLQEITAEVTGELQQTLPVHWDVPQSLVDAMQYSLMAGGKRLRPLLVVAAAEAFGAQRKAALPVACAVEMVHTYSLIHDDLPAMDNDDYRRGKLTNHKVFGEATAILAGDALLTHAFYSIVQAGRRCGVSTDALLSIVEDLSELAGARGMVGGQVADMEGEQGMTDLAQLQYIHLHKTGDLIVFSLLAGARIGGATEGQLEALRVFGRDLGLAFQIQDDILDLTGDEQKMGKKTQSDVSQHKVTYPYFIGMEASLDEVKSLTQSAKDALGRAELPDPSRLMEIADYLMSRDH, encoded by the coding sequence ATGAGTAATCGTCCTTCGTTTGAAGCGTATCTTCAGGAAATAACGGCAGAGGTGACAGGAGAGTTGCAGCAGACTCTTCCTGTTCACTGGGATGTCCCCCAGTCACTGGTTGACGCGATGCAGTATTCTCTTATGGCCGGGGGCAAACGTCTCCGTCCGCTCCTGGTCGTTGCTGCGGCGGAAGCCTTCGGTGCACAGCGTAAAGCTGCACTGCCGGTAGCCTGCGCCGTGGAGATGGTTCATACGTATTCGTTGATCCACGACGACCTGCCAGCGATGGATAATGATGATTATCGCAGGGGAAAATTAACGAATCACAAAGTATTCGGCGAAGCAACGGCGATTCTGGCTGGGGATGCTCTGTTGACGCATGCTTTCTATAGCATTGTGCAGGCAGGTCGCCGCTGCGGTGTTTCGACAGACGCCTTGTTATCCATTGTGGAGGATTTGTCCGAACTGGCTGGAGCGAGAGGCATGGTCGGTGGGCAAGTGGCTGACATGGAAGGCGAGCAGGGGATGACAGATTTGGCACAGCTCCAGTACATTCATCTGCACAAAACCGGGGATTTAATTGTGTTTTCCCTTCTTGCTGGAGCTCGAATCGGTGGTGCGACTGAAGGGCAATTGGAAGCGCTGCGCGTATTCGGTAGAGATCTGGGCCTGGCTTTCCAGATTCAGGATGATATTCTGGACCTGACGGGTGACGAGCAAAAAATGGGCAAAAAAACGCAAAGTGATGTGAGTCAGCACAAGGTGACGTATCCTTACTTTATTGGTATGGAAGCCTCACTTGATGAGGTGAAGTCTCTTACACAATCTGCGAAAGATGCACTTGGTAGAGCTGAGTTACCTGATCCGTCAAGACTGATGGAGATTGCTGATTATTTAATGAGTCGAGATCATTAA
- the xseB gene encoding exodeoxyribonuclease VII small subunit codes for MANEPELNFEEAMAALEDIVGQLEHGDVPLEQAIDLFQRGMKLSQLCGLKLEQVERKIEMIVEEDGELRKKPFGTAVDESGEINE; via the coding sequence ATGGCGAATGAACCGGAATTGAATTTTGAAGAGGCAATGGCGGCATTGGAAGACATCGTAGGTCAGCTTGAGCATGGTGATGTTCCTTTGGAACAGGCCATCGATTTGTTTCAGCGCGGGATGAAATTATCACAACTTTGTGGGCTGAAGCTGGAACAAGTGGAACGAAAGATCGAAATGATCGTAGAAGAGGATGGGGAACTTCGCAAGAAACCGTTCGGCACTGCCGTCGATGAGAGCGGTGAAATCAATGAGTAA
- the xseA gene encoding exodeoxyribonuclease VII large subunit, which translates to MADQKIFSIKDLNRYIRMKLESDQVLSDVWLRGEISNFTHHSSGHMYFTLKDKDSRIKSIMFASHNQRLPFVPKEGARVIARGNVSVYERDGQYQFYATHMQPDGIGSLYLAYEQLKKKLDEEGLFSASRKRLIPRFPQTIGVVTSPTGAAVRDIMITLQRRYPSARVILYPVLVQGKGAAPSIVKAINNLNRMGEADVLIVGRGGGSLEELWAFNEEIVARAIVASAIPVISAVGHETDFTIADFAADLRAATPTAAAELAVPNRAELLDQIAQRQRQLQHSLRQRAVHNRERLSRLQRSPVLVHPRRTLMQHTERLDMLKQRLLRTVDTRVRWTTEKQERLRAALQRFNPRDQVNAARRENASARRQLEVAIRSITRGKQQQWKSSVRHLDALSPLKVMSRGYSLVYDEQEQRLIKSIEDVQPGDSIKIKLTDGQLDCQVWGMKEDDNTDGE; encoded by the coding sequence GTGGCAGATCAAAAGATCTTCTCCATCAAAGACCTGAACCGCTACATCCGAATGAAGCTGGAATCGGATCAGGTCCTGTCGGACGTCTGGCTGCGCGGAGAGATCTCCAATTTTACACATCACTCCAGTGGTCATATGTATTTTACATTAAAGGACAAGGACAGCCGGATTAAGTCCATTATGTTTGCGTCCCATAATCAGCGATTGCCCTTTGTACCGAAGGAGGGTGCAAGGGTTATTGCTCGTGGTAACGTTTCGGTGTATGAGCGGGACGGACAATATCAATTCTACGCCACACACATGCAACCGGATGGTATTGGAAGTCTTTATCTGGCATATGAACAACTGAAAAAAAAGCTGGATGAAGAGGGGCTATTCTCTGCATCGCGCAAAAGGCTGATTCCCCGTTTCCCACAGACGATAGGTGTGGTTACTTCACCTACAGGAGCAGCGGTAAGGGATATCATGATTACATTGCAACGCAGATATCCGTCAGCCCGAGTCATTCTATATCCTGTACTCGTTCAGGGTAAAGGTGCGGCTCCTTCCATTGTGAAAGCTATCAACAACCTGAATCGTATGGGTGAAGCCGATGTGTTGATTGTCGGAAGAGGCGGGGGATCACTGGAGGAATTGTGGGCTTTCAACGAGGAGATCGTGGCAAGGGCGATTGTTGCCTCGGCCATTCCGGTCATTTCAGCCGTCGGGCATGAAACAGATTTTACGATTGCCGATTTTGCTGCTGATCTGCGGGCGGCAACGCCCACGGCTGCTGCCGAGCTGGCAGTGCCTAACCGTGCCGAACTGCTTGATCAGATTGCTCAGCGCCAGCGTCAGCTGCAACACAGTTTACGTCAGCGTGCTGTTCATAACCGCGAGCGGCTGTCGAGATTGCAGCGCTCACCTGTCCTTGTGCATCCCAGAAGGACCTTAATGCAGCATACGGAGCGATTGGATATGCTGAAACAGCGTCTTCTGCGAACTGTAGATACACGTGTGAGATGGACGACCGAGAAACAGGAGCGTTTGCGTGCTGCCCTGCAGCGGTTTAATCCTCGTGATCAGGTGAATGCAGCAAGGCGGGAAAATGCATCAGCCCGGCGTCAGCTGGAGGTTGCGATCCGATCCATCACGAGAGGCAAGCAGCAGCAGTGGAAATCATCCGTACGGCATCTGGATGCGCTTAGCCCGCTTAAGGTCATGTCAAGGGGATACAGCCTTGTCTATGACGAGCAGGAACAACGCTTGATCAAATCCATAGAGGATGTACAGCCTGGAGATTCCATAAAGATTAAATTAACAGACGGACAGCTGGACTGTCAGGTTTGGGGAATGAAGGAGGACGACAATACCGATGGCGAATGA
- the folD gene encoding bifunctional methylenetetrahydrofolate dehydrogenase/methenyltetrahydrofolate cyclohydrolase FolD, whose amino-acid sequence MTASIINGKEVSQELRASMTTEVKQLSEQGVVPGLAVVLVGEDPASQVYVRNKEKACHDLGFYSEVHRLDANTSQEDLLALVDKLNKQETINGILVQLPLPKHIEEKAVIDAIAVDKDVDGFHPVNVGNLVIGDDSLLPCTPAGVIELIKRTGLEMSGKHAVVIGRSNIVGKPVSLLLQRENATVTMCHSRTANMKEITRQADILVVAIGRANFVDADFVKPGAVVIDVGMNRLDNGKLAGDVDFESVKTVSGPITPVPGGVGPMTITMLMQNTLIAAKRAHGLA is encoded by the coding sequence ATGACAGCATCTATTATTAACGGCAAAGAAGTATCCCAAGAGCTCCGCGCAAGCATGACGACCGAAGTAAAACAGCTTAGCGAACAGGGGGTAGTACCTGGTCTTGCTGTGGTGCTCGTCGGGGAAGATCCGGCATCCCAAGTTTATGTGCGTAATAAAGAAAAAGCATGTCATGATCTTGGTTTTTATTCCGAGGTGCATCGTTTGGATGCAAACACGTCGCAGGAGGATCTGCTCGCTCTGGTGGACAAGCTGAACAAACAGGAAACCATTAATGGTATTTTGGTTCAGCTTCCATTACCGAAGCATATCGAGGAAAAAGCAGTTATCGATGCAATCGCCGTGGACAAAGACGTGGATGGGTTCCATCCGGTCAATGTGGGTAACCTCGTCATTGGTGACGACAGTCTGCTCCCATGTACGCCTGCGGGTGTAATTGAACTGATCAAGCGTACGGGTCTCGAAATGTCGGGCAAACATGCAGTAGTCATTGGACGCAGCAACATTGTAGGCAAACCGGTATCGCTGCTGCTTCAACGTGAGAACGCAACAGTAACGATGTGTCATTCCCGTACAGCGAACATGAAAGAAATCACGCGTCAGGCAGATATTCTTGTCGTTGCCATCGGCCGTGCAAACTTTGTGGATGCTGATTTCGTTAAACCAGGTGCAGTTGTCATCGATGTGGGGATGAACCGTCTAGATAACGGCAAACTGGCAGGAGACGTGGATTTCGAGAGCGTGAAGACGGTATCCGGCCCAATTACACCGGTTCCTGGAGGCGTTGGTCCAATGACCATTACCATGTTGATGCAAAATACACTGATCGCAGCCAAACGCGCTCACGGATTGGCCTAG
- the nusB gene encoding transcription antitermination factor NusB, whose protein sequence is MKRRLAREIAVQSLYQMEMNEVGAAEAVNMLINEAAEDNETEVVIHDADVMRTYVTEIVQGTWNNKEAIDGLLVDYLKGWQISRLSRVDRQILRLSTYEMVFRDDIPAKVSVNEAIELSKYFGTDESGKFVNGVLGRMIQEVDAIKAKLS, encoded by the coding sequence ATGAAAAGACGTTTGGCAAGGGAAATTGCAGTACAAAGTCTGTATCAGATGGAAATGAATGAAGTGGGCGCAGCTGAGGCTGTGAATATGCTGATCAATGAAGCCGCTGAAGACAATGAAACCGAAGTGGTTATTCACGATGCAGATGTAATGCGTACCTACGTGACTGAAATCGTACAGGGTACATGGAATAATAAGGAAGCAATCGATGGCTTGCTCGTGGATTATTTGAAAGGCTGGCAGATTAGCCGTCTGTCGCGCGTAGACCGTCAGATTTTACGCCTTTCAACCTATGAGATGGTGTTCCGTGATGACATCCCGGCAAAGGTATCCGTCAATGAAGCGATTGAATTGTCCAAATATTTTGGTACAGATGAATCCGGCAAATTCGTCAATGGCGTACTTGGACGCATGATTCAGGAAGTTGACGCCATCAAAGCAAAATTGTCTTAA
- a CDS encoding DUF2273 domain-containing protein, with protein sequence MLWREIWDSHKGRITGIIGGIFFGFLYVWIGFWDMLFFALLVFIGYTLGRRSDSKLGSFIPWREWGQWLGDRWRPFK encoded by the coding sequence ATGTTGTGGAGAGAGATTTGGGATAGTCACAAAGGCCGGATTACCGGAATTATCGGCGGCATCTTTTTTGGGTTTCTTTATGTATGGATCGGTTTTTGGGATATGTTGTTCTTTGCACTCTTGGTGTTCATCGGTTATACGTTAGGCAGACGAAGCGACTCGAAGCTGGGCTCGTTCATTCCCTGGAGGGAATGGGGACAATGGCTTGGTGACCGCTGGCGTCCGTTCAAGTGA
- the amaP gene encoding alkaline shock response membrane anchor protein AmaP, giving the protein MAKILDRLLLFIYSISVGAISAAVILLISGVLPYELNYQQEQNVIIAAVVAAAILFILSLRFFYISVRRDRASLPSVDQRTEYGDVQISMETIENLCLKATSRFRGVRDVKARIRVVESGLEIMIRAVVDGESPIPALTSDLQKAIHDHVQEITGIPVSFVTVYIANVTQSPNYKSRVE; this is encoded by the coding sequence GTGGCTAAAATACTGGATCGGCTTCTGTTGTTTATATACAGCATAAGCGTTGGAGCAATATCGGCAGCAGTTATACTTCTTATCAGTGGTGTGCTGCCTTACGAATTGAATTACCAGCAGGAACAAAACGTCATTATTGCGGCAGTTGTTGCAGCAGCGATTTTGTTTATTCTGAGTTTGCGATTTTTCTACATTTCGGTTCGGCGTGATCGTGCTTCGTTGCCATCTGTGGACCAACGTACCGAGTACGGGGATGTACAGATTTCAATGGAGACGATTGAGAATCTCTGTCTCAAAGCGACTTCCCGTTTCCGGGGAGTGCGTGATGTCAAAGCACGTATTCGTGTAGTCGAATCGGGACTGGAGATTATGATTCGCGCGGTAGTGGATGGGGAGTCGCCAATTCCTGCGCTGACATCCGATCTGCAGAAGGCAATACATGATCATGTACAGGAGATTACGGGTATCCCGGTTTCTTTTGTTACCGTATATATTGCCAATGTTACCCAGTCACCTAACTACAAGAGTCGAGTGGAATGA
- a CDS encoding Asp23/Gls24 family envelope stress response protein: MSTLPTEFERTDIGEIQIAPEVIEVIAGLATVEVKGVAGMSGGFAGGFAELLGRKNLSKGVKVEVGQREAAVDVSVIIEYGYRLPQVATEIQQNVKRSIENMTGLNVNEVNVHIHDVQFKSAEKVEEIDLNSQRVK; encoded by the coding sequence ATGAGTACATTGCCGACAGAATTTGAACGAACGGATATCGGTGAAATCCAGATCGCACCTGAAGTTATTGAAGTGATCGCTGGACTGGCTACAGTCGAAGTGAAAGGTGTTGCAGGCATGAGCGGCGGATTCGCTGGTGGATTTGCTGAATTGCTTGGTCGCAAAAATCTTTCCAAAGGCGTGAAGGTTGAAGTGGGTCAACGTGAAGCAGCGGTGGATGTTTCCGTTATTATTGAATATGGTTACCGTCTGCCACAGGTGGCTACCGAAATTCAACAGAACGTGAAGCGCTCCATCGAGAACATGACAGGATTGAATGTGAATGAAGTTAATGTGCACATTCATGACGTTCAGTTCAAGAGCGCCGAGAAAGTGGAAGAAATCGATCTGAACAGTCAGCGCGTTAAATAA
- the accC gene encoding acetyl-CoA carboxylase biotin carboxylase subunit — MKFQKILIANRGEIAVRIIRACREIGISTVAVYSEADKDSLHVRLADEAYCIGPTLSKDSYLNFTNLMSVATLTECDAIHPGYGFLAENADFAEICGSCNITFIGPSPEAITKMGDKAVAKQTMKDAGVPVIPGSDGLVENMNEAIMIARDIGYPVIIKATAGGGGKGIRIAEDEETLIKQITAAQQEAQKAFGNAGVYLEKFLTGMKHVEIQIIADKHGNAVHLGERDCSVQRRRQKLVEEAPCPIISEDVRTLMGEAAVRAALAVDYSGAGTLEFLLSPNGEFYFMEMNTRIQVEHPVTEMVTGVDLIREMISVAEGNPLSFRQEDVVINGWSIECRINAEDPDRNFMPSPGKIGFYLAPGGPGVRVDSAAYPGYTISPYYDSMIAKLIVWGANREEAIAKMKRALAEFAIEGISTTIPFHQKLLDHPTFVRGDFDIKFLEENEI; from the coding sequence ATGAAATTTCAAAAAATACTGATTGCGAACCGTGGCGAAATTGCGGTACGTATTATTCGTGCCTGTCGTGAAATCGGCATTTCGACGGTAGCAGTCTATTCGGAAGCGGATAAAGACTCCCTGCATGTTCGTCTTGCAGATGAAGCATATTGTATCGGGCCTACACTTTCGAAAGACAGTTATCTAAACTTCACAAACCTGATGAGTGTAGCTACACTGACGGAATGTGATGCGATCCACCCAGGCTACGGATTCCTGGCAGAGAACGCTGATTTTGCAGAAATCTGTGGTTCCTGCAATATTACGTTCATCGGCCCATCTCCGGAAGCCATTACCAAAATGGGTGACAAGGCTGTTGCCAAACAAACGATGAAGGATGCAGGTGTACCTGTCATTCCGGGATCCGACGGTTTGGTTGAAAATATGAATGAAGCCATTATGATTGCTAGAGATATTGGATATCCTGTCATTATCAAAGCTACCGCTGGTGGTGGAGGTAAAGGGATTCGTATTGCTGAAGATGAAGAAACGCTGATCAAGCAAATAACAGCTGCCCAGCAGGAAGCACAGAAAGCTTTTGGCAACGCCGGAGTATATCTGGAGAAATTCCTGACAGGCATGAAGCACGTGGAGATTCAGATCATTGCAGACAAGCATGGAAATGCAGTGCATCTGGGCGAGCGTGATTGTTCCGTTCAGCGTCGACGTCAAAAGCTAGTGGAAGAAGCGCCTTGTCCTATCATCTCTGAAGATGTGCGTACATTGATGGGAGAAGCCGCAGTACGGGCGGCGCTTGCCGTGGATTACTCGGGAGCAGGTACACTTGAGTTCTTGCTCAGCCCTAACGGTGAATTCTATTTCATGGAAATGAATACACGTATTCAGGTTGAACACCCTGTAACAGAGATGGTTACAGGAGTGGATTTGATCCGTGAAATGATTTCGGTAGCTGAAGGCAATCCACTTTCTTTCCGTCAGGAAGATGTTGTGATTAATGGCTGGTCCATTGAGTGCCGTATCAACGCAGAAGATCCTGACCGTAACTTTATGCCGTCACCAGGCAAAATTGGTTTCTACCTTGCACCAGGAGGACCGGGTGTACGTGTAGATAGTGCAGCTTATCCAGGTTACACGATCTCTCCTTATTACGACTCCATGATCGCTAAATTAATCGTATGGGGAGCAAACCGGGAAGAGGCCATCGCAAAGATGAAGCGTGCATTGGCTGAGTTTGCGATTGAAGGCATCTCCACAACGATTCCTTTTCATCAGAAATTGCTGGATCATCCAACGTTTGTTCGGGGTGACTTTGATATCAAATTTCTTGAGGAAAATGAGATTTAA
- the accB gene encoding acetyl-CoA carboxylase biotin carboxyl carrier protein translates to MFKLSEIKELIKLVDESSVQELEIENEGSRLSIRKPGKTEYVQAAAIQPQMIAAPQVQPAAVVAEAAPQVDTTSHLHKIVSPMVGTFYRASSPEAGPFVSAGDKVVEKTTVCIIEAMKLMNELDADIKGEIVEVLVENGQLVEYGQPLFLVKPE, encoded by the coding sequence ATGTTTAAATTGAGTGAGATCAAAGAGCTGATCAAACTGGTAGATGAAAGTTCCGTTCAAGAGTTGGAAATTGAAAATGAAGGATCACGGTTGTCGATTCGCAAACCGGGTAAAACCGAGTATGTTCAGGCAGCTGCTATTCAACCGCAAATGATTGCTGCACCACAGGTGCAACCGGCTGCAGTTGTAGCTGAGGCTGCTCCGCAAGTCGATACTACAAGTCATTTACATAAAATTGTATCTCCGATGGTGGGTACTTTTTACAGAGCTTCCTCGCCGGAAGCTGGTCCTTTTGTAAGCGCTGGTGATAAAGTTGTTGAGAAAACAACGGTATGTATCATTGAGGCGATGAAGCTGATGAACGAGCTTGATGCTGACATCAAGGGAGAAATCGTTGAAGTGCTGGTTGAGAACGGACAGCTGGTTGAGTATGGACAACCCCTGTTCCTGGTGAAACCGGAATAA